One genomic region from Leptolyngbyaceae cyanobacterium JSC-12 encodes:
- a CDS encoding anaerobic dehydrogenase, typically selenocysteine-containing (IMG reference gene:2510094159~PFAM: Molybdopterin oxidoreductase; Molydopterin dinucleotide binding domain; Molybdopterin oxidoreductase Fe4S4 domain) yields the protein MTTTSAKTLCPYCGVGCGLEVVSSAQPADANGQNSQRNTAWKVRGDRAHPSNQGMVCVKGATVAEALDKSRLLCPMWRERLDQPFQRITWDEALNHIVNQIRTVLNEQGADGICMYGSGQMQTEDYYVAQKLLKGCLGTNNFDSNSRLCMSSAVSGYVQSLGSDGPPCCYDDLEQTDCAFIIGANPAECHPIAYNRLQKHHKKNPAVKIIVVDPRCTQTAEDADLHLAIQPGTDVDLLNGIAYLLLQWGYLDRAFVENHTSGFAEFSETIRHYSSEVVAQRCGISVHDLETAARWWGTSERVLSLWSMGVNQSSQGTAKVRCIINLHLMTGQIGKLGSGPFSLTGQPNAMGGREVGGLCNLLPGYRHVMFSEHRAEVEQFWGLPPGQISGSWGRTAWEMITGLETGEVGLLWVVATNPVVSLPDLERVKQALVRSPFTICQDAYYPTETAEYAHLLLPAAQWGEKTGTMTNSERVVTLCQAFREPPGEARPDWAIIAEVGKRLGFADKFRFTSSAEVFAEYVELTRGRLCDMSGMSHDRLCQEGPLQWPLSADSNQASSGFTSAKRLYTDWHFPTLDGRARFGAYHSYGLAEPPDPAYPFVLTTGRLYGHWHTQTRTGRIEKIRQMHPSPFIEMNPRDAENIGVQANDWVEVRSRRGVARFPVTLTRFIAAGTVFVPMHWGALWADQAEANALTHPESCPDSKQPELKACAVQVIPLPKENLLRECDSRSLEASSSNL from the coding sequence TTCGGCAAAAACCCTTTGCCCGTATTGCGGAGTTGGTTGTGGCTTGGAAGTAGTGTCCTCAGCACAGCCTGCTGATGCAAATGGTCAAAACAGCCAGAGAAACACAGCATGGAAAGTGCGGGGCGATCGCGCTCACCCCTCCAATCAGGGCATGGTATGTGTCAAAGGTGCAACCGTTGCCGAAGCATTAGATAAAAGTCGGTTACTTTGTCCCATGTGGCGAGAACGATTGGATCAACCATTCCAGCGTATTACATGGGATGAAGCGCTTAATCATATCGTTAATCAAATTCGAACCGTTCTCAATGAGCAGGGGGCGGACGGAATCTGCATGTATGGGTCTGGTCAGATGCAGACTGAAGATTACTACGTTGCCCAAAAGCTACTCAAAGGTTGTTTAGGCACCAATAACTTTGACTCCAACTCGCGCCTTTGCATGTCCTCCGCTGTCTCTGGCTATGTGCAAAGCCTGGGTTCAGATGGCCCACCCTGCTGCTACGACGATTTGGAACAAACTGATTGCGCGTTTATCATCGGTGCCAACCCGGCCGAATGCCATCCCATCGCCTACAACCGCTTGCAAAAGCATCACAAGAAAAATCCCGCTGTAAAAATCATCGTAGTAGATCCGCGATGCACCCAAACCGCAGAAGACGCCGATTTACACCTAGCAATTCAGCCTGGAACGGATGTTGATTTGCTTAACGGGATTGCCTATCTACTGTTGCAGTGGGGATATCTAGATCGCGCCTTTGTTGAAAATCACACGTCTGGTTTTGCAGAATTTTCCGAAACAATCCGTCACTATTCATCAGAGGTGGTGGCTCAACGATGTGGCATTTCTGTTCACGATTTGGAAACGGCTGCTCGCTGGTGGGGCACGTCTGAGCGTGTCCTGTCTCTTTGGTCGATGGGTGTTAACCAATCTAGCCAAGGGACGGCTAAAGTCCGCTGCATCATCAATTTGCACTTGATGACCGGGCAAATTGGCAAACTGGGTTCAGGTCCGTTCTCCCTTACGGGGCAACCCAATGCCATGGGTGGACGGGAAGTGGGGGGCTTGTGCAATTTATTGCCTGGGTATCGTCATGTGATGTTTTCTGAGCATCGGGCGGAGGTTGAGCAGTTTTGGGGGTTGCCCCCCGGACAGATTTCTGGAAGTTGGGGGCGGACTGCCTGGGAAATGATCACAGGGTTGGAAACAGGCGAAGTTGGTTTGCTATGGGTGGTGGCAACGAACCCGGTGGTAAGCCTGCCGGATCTCGAACGAGTGAAACAGGCATTAGTGCGATCGCCCTTTACAATTTGCCAGGATGCCTACTATCCCACCGAAACGGCAGAGTACGCCCATTTGTTATTACCTGCGGCGCAATGGGGCGAAAAAACAGGCACTATGACTAATTCTGAGCGGGTTGTGACCCTATGTCAGGCTTTTCGGGAACCGCCTGGCGAAGCCCGTCCTGATTGGGCAATTATTGCAGAAGTAGGGAAACGGCTTGGGTTTGCGGATAAATTTCGGTTTACCAGTTCGGCGGAGGTGTTTGCTGAGTATGTAGAGCTTACCCGTGGACGCCTCTGTGACATGAGCGGCATGAGTCACGATCGCTTATGTCAGGAAGGTCCGCTACAGTGGCCACTTTCTGCAGATAGCAATCAGGCATCTTCCGGTTTTACTTCTGCCAAACGGCTATACACCGATTGGCACTTTCCCACACTCGATGGACGTGCCCGGTTTGGAGCATATCACTCCTATGGTTTAGCGGAACCCCCTGATCCTGCTTACCCTTTCGTGTTGACGACAGGCAGGCTATATGGTCACTGGCATACTCAAACCCGGACGGGCAGAATTGAAAAAATTCGCCAAATGCATCCCAGTCCATTTATTGAGATGAACCCACGCGATGCTGAGAATATTGGTGTGCAAGCGAATGATTGGGTAGAAGTGCGATCGCGCCGAGGTGTGGCTCGTTTCCCAGTCACCTTGACTCGCTTTATTGCTGCGGGGACGGTGTTTGTGCCCATGCATTGGGGTGCACTCTGGGCAGACCAGGCAGAAGCTAACGCCCTCACCCATCCCGAATCTTGTCCAGATTCAAAGCAGCCAGAATTGAAAGCCTGTGCAGTGCAAGTAATTCCATTGCCCAAGGAAAATTTACTTAGAGAGTGTGATTCGCGATCGCTGGAAGCTTCCTCCTCTAATCTCTAG
- a CDS encoding K+ transport system, NAD-binding component (IMG reference gene:2510094158~PFAM: TrkA-N domain) produces the protein MVSSPKNRVAGNGTAGNSTWVVPHQEVATTSQPEVNPQSGSSLFLVCGLGSIGQNCVAVLKEYGVKVNAVEVAPVSDWEVPILPEAIANLLIGDCRKPEILEQAGIRDCRAVLLLTNDERVNTEAAFAARLLNPAARLIVRSSKHNLNHFLETSLGNFIAFEPTDLSASAFAFAALGSEIPGYFKLDDRLLRIVKYQIQAGDFWCDRWQVRELNTSSRRVLCHVAGELLIDQFYDWDGNEIVKAGDTLVYVEITDRLMFSAHTPLSRSAQRAKLLEQSAKKKPHLWKLGLQSLSYPYLKRQVIRFWHSTEHYRAHRVATICGLLTLFLLTIGTVFLHLEYPDVSFREALSASFSLLLGGYSDIFGGLNSDDSQVSGTSQLLGVVLTLAGTAFVGVLYALLTEALLTSKFQFFKNRPPVPDQQHVVLIGLNKLGQRIVAMLQELKQPIVGVSNSAIEPSVLPQMPLVVGQIAEALTKVNLSQAKTTIVVLDDDLENLEIGLMVHAANPSTQLVLRTQDQLFSNNVAQLFPYAQVLCAPAVSAEVFAAAAFGENVLSLFHLGSQTVLVTEYQVSRDDTLNGFLLAEIAYGYGVVPVLHQRNARQSLSFLPSDDICLEPGDRLVVLATSESLQRIERGERSPKCWQVQVEKALTRDAIFEGANEITRISGCSLSVARQLMASLPAQLPIPLYKHQAQRLVRHLSKVQVTAHIIPTTHNT, from the coding sequence ATGGTTTCCTCACCCAAAAACCGTGTCGCTGGCAATGGCACTGCTGGCAATAGCACCTGGGTAGTGCCTCATCAGGAGGTTGCAACAACCTCTCAACCAGAGGTAAATCCCCAGTCTGGCTCATCGCTATTTCTAGTATGTGGCTTAGGCAGTATTGGGCAAAACTGCGTGGCTGTCTTAAAGGAATATGGAGTTAAGGTTAACGCGGTTGAAGTTGCTCCCGTGAGTGATTGGGAAGTCCCAATCCTGCCAGAGGCGATCGCTAACCTGTTAATTGGTGATTGTCGCAAGCCAGAGATTCTAGAACAAGCAGGAATTCGGGATTGTCGAGCGGTTCTTCTCCTCACGAATGATGAACGAGTTAATACGGAAGCAGCTTTTGCAGCTCGACTGCTGAATCCAGCAGCCCGGCTCATTGTGCGTTCTTCCAAACATAATCTGAACCATTTTTTGGAAACTAGCCTGGGTAACTTTATCGCCTTTGAACCTACCGACCTGTCTGCCTCAGCATTTGCTTTCGCAGCGCTAGGGTCAGAAATTCCAGGATATTTCAAGCTGGATGATCGGCTCTTGCGAATCGTAAAGTATCAAATCCAGGCGGGGGATTTTTGGTGCGATCGCTGGCAGGTTAGAGAACTAAATACGTCATCCCGTCGAGTTTTGTGCCATGTCGCAGGTGAACTATTAATCGATCAATTTTATGACTGGGACGGCAACGAGATTGTGAAAGCAGGGGACACTCTCGTCTATGTTGAAATCACTGATCGGTTAATGTTTAGTGCTCACACCCCGCTCAGCCGCTCAGCCCAGCGAGCAAAACTGCTGGAACAATCTGCCAAGAAGAAACCCCATCTCTGGAAATTGGGATTACAATCCCTCTCCTATCCTTACCTGAAGCGACAGGTTATTCGCTTTTGGCACTCTACAGAGCATTATCGGGCACATCGAGTTGCAACAATTTGTGGACTGTTAACCCTGTTCCTGTTAACGATTGGGACAGTATTTTTACATCTGGAGTATCCCGATGTCAGCTTTCGAGAAGCCCTGTCTGCCTCGTTTTCGCTTTTGCTGGGTGGTTACTCCGATATTTTTGGTGGACTAAATTCGGATGATTCCCAGGTATCTGGTACCTCGCAACTTTTAGGCGTGGTTCTAACGCTAGCAGGTACCGCATTTGTGGGTGTATTGTATGCGCTGCTTACGGAAGCGCTCTTAACCTCAAAGTTTCAATTTTTCAAAAATCGTCCCCCGGTTCCAGACCAGCAGCATGTGGTGTTAATTGGGTTAAACAAACTGGGACAACGCATTGTTGCCATGTTGCAAGAGTTGAAACAGCCGATTGTGGGGGTTAGCAATAGTGCGATCGAACCTAGTGTATTGCCGCAAATGCCTCTGGTCGTAGGTCAGATTGCAGAGGCTCTGACCAAAGTGAACTTATCGCAGGCGAAAACAACCATTGTGGTACTGGATGATGACCTGGAAAACCTGGAGATTGGGTTAATGGTGCATGCAGCGAATCCTTCTACGCAGTTGGTACTTCGTACGCAAGATCAACTGTTTAGCAATAATGTGGCGCAATTGTTTCCCTATGCTCAGGTGTTATGTGCGCCCGCTGTATCTGCTGAGGTGTTTGCTGCCGCAGCGTTTGGTGAAAATGTGTTGAGTTTGTTTCATTTAGGTAGCCAAACTGTTCTGGTAACTGAGTATCAAGTCAGTCGGGATGATACGCTGAATGGATTTTTGCTTGCCGAAATTGCCTACGGTTATGGGGTTGTCCCGGTATTGCACCAACGCAATGCTCGTCAATCGCTTAGTTTTTTACCGTCAGATGACATTTGTCTGGAACCAGGCGATCGCTTGGTGGTGCTTGCTACCAGCGAAAGCTTGCAGCGCATTGAGCGAGGTGAGCGATCGCCCAAATGCTGGCAGGTGCAGGTGGAAAAAGCACTGACACGAGATGCCATCTTTGAAGGAGCTAACGAAATCACCCGAATTTCAGGCTGTAGTTTGAGCGTCGCCCGACAGCTAATGGCAAGCCTCCCCGCCCAACTTCCCATCCCACTGTACAAACATCAGGCACAGCGATTAGTCCGCCATCTCAGCAAAGTACAAGTTACTGCTCACATTATCCCCACAACTCACAATACTTAA